Proteins from a single region of Symphalangus syndactylus isolate Jambi chromosome 12, NHGRI_mSymSyn1-v2.1_pri, whole genome shotgun sequence:
- the KNCN gene encoding kinocilin isoform X3: MDIPISSRDFRCLQLACVALGLVAGSIIIGISVSKAAATMGGVFIGAAVLGSLRIHPHPGPDHGEGRSSTNGNKERARSSLSTVSRTLEKLKPGTRGAEEC, encoded by the exons ATGGACATCCCCATCAGCAGCAGAGACTTCCGCTGCTTGCAGCTGGCCTGCGTGGCTCTCGGGCTTGTGGCTGGCAGCATCATTATCGGCATCTCCGTATCCAAGGCTGCAGCTACCATGGGCGGTGTCTTTATTGGTGCTGCTGTTCTGG GGAGCCTAAGAATCCATCCCCATCCAGGGCCAGACCACGGGGAAGGAAGATCCAGCACCAATGGCAACAAGGAAA GAGCCCGCAGCAGCCTGTCCACCGTGAGCAGGACCCTGGAGAAGCTGAAGCCGGGGACCCGAGGGGCTGAGGAATGCTGA
- the KNCN gene encoding kinocilin isoform X2 translates to MDIPISSRDFRCLQLACVALGLVAGSIIIGISVSKAAATMGGVFIGAAVLGFLILAYPFLKARFNLDHILPAIGPDHGEGRSSTNGNKERARSSLSTVSRTLEKLKPGTRGAEEC, encoded by the exons ATGGACATCCCCATCAGCAGCAGAGACTTCCGCTGCTTGCAGCTGGCCTGCGTGGCTCTCGGGCTTGTGGCTGGCAGCATCATTATCGGCATCTCCGTATCCAAGGCTGCAGCTACCATGGGCGGTGTCTTTATTGGTGCTGCTGTTCTGG GGTTCCTCATCTTGGCCTACCCCTTCCTGAAGGCTCGGTTCAACCTGGACCACATCCTGCCTGCCATAG GGCCAGACCACGGGGAAGGAAGATCCAGCACCAATGGCAACAAGGAAA GAGCCCGCAGCAGCCTGTCCACCGTGAGCAGGACCCTGGAGAAGCTGAAGCCGGGGACCCGAGGGGCTGAGGAATGCTGA
- the KNCN gene encoding kinocilin isoform X1 produces MDIPISSRDFRCLQLACVALGLVAGSIIIGISVSKAAATMGGVFIGAAVLGFLILAYPFLKARFNLDHILPAIGSLRIHPHPGPDHGEGRSSTNGNKERARSSLSTVSRTLEKLKPGTRGAEEC; encoded by the exons ATGGACATCCCCATCAGCAGCAGAGACTTCCGCTGCTTGCAGCTGGCCTGCGTGGCTCTCGGGCTTGTGGCTGGCAGCATCATTATCGGCATCTCCGTATCCAAGGCTGCAGCTACCATGGGCGGTGTCTTTATTGGTGCTGCTGTTCTGG GGTTCCTCATCTTGGCCTACCCCTTCCTGAAGGCTCGGTTCAACCTGGACCACATCCTGCCTGCCATAG GGAGCCTAAGAATCCATCCCCATCCAGGGCCAGACCACGGGGAAGGAAGATCCAGCACCAATGGCAACAAGGAAA GAGCCCGCAGCAGCCTGTCCACCGTGAGCAGGACCCTGGAGAAGCTGAAGCCGGGGACCCGAGGGGCTGAGGAATGCTGA